Proteins co-encoded in one Terriglobales bacterium genomic window:
- a CDS encoding NHLP leader peptide family RiPP precursor yields the protein MPEQTKRQQLETHLAARATQDPDFRERLLRDPKQAIEQEIGLKFPDGLHISVHEEKLNQLCVILPVDLLTSEDLLPHDIGSDQSAADETPFWKRLKRRKTM from the coding sequence ATGCCGGAACAGACGAAAAGACAGCAACTAGAAACGCACCTGGCGGCGCGCGCCACGCAGGACCCCGATTTCCGGGAGCGGCTCCTGCGGGATCCGAAGCAGGCGATTGAACAGGAAATTGGCTTAAAGTTTCCTGACGGCTTACATATTTCTGTTCACGAAGAAAAGCTGAACCAATTGTGTGTAATCCTTCCGGTGGATCTGCTGACCTCAGAGGACCTGCTGCCCCATGACATCGGTTCAGACCAGAGTGCAGCCGATGAAACGCCGTTTTGGAAGAGGCTCAAACGCCGCAAAACCATGTGA
- a CDS encoding tetratricopeptide repeat protein, which translates to MAHQPKPARATADFFEFGPFRLDVANRSLYRSDEYVPLTPKVFETLLLLVEEAGRVVDKEQLMQRVWPEAFVEEGSITNNISTLRKILNPYFEGEGPIATVARRGYRFTASVNLRNETADIVLHSAAPAVAAEPVQQPETTLLPPPAKTAKPRMIAFVAVGMIFLTLTGVFFVRTWKQPARTPAVAARPSVAVLAMKNLSGRSQDAWLSTALTETITAELMAGGQLRLIPGDSVTQMQQELAPPPGVGLDRQQLDSIGRNLGCDMVLTGDYLVVGDKIRVDIRLDDLASQQPVASVSETQDEKDLLEMVSRAGDELRSKLGVAVPLAGQAEAFRASFSPNPEARQFYFQGLDALRLRDGPRARDLFIQAASADPNFALAHSALSTTWRLLGYDQRGSEEAKRALDLSEPLSREDRLAIEAQYYEASSNWSKAIEKYQALWNFFPDNIEYGLRLGNVQQLGGRYKDAQAVIAQMRALPAPLNADPRIDLLESTVDDLLADRTGAMKVVSQAVEKAKASNARLLLARARVKQAIYDSRLGKPDEALQYLAEAKQIFQSMGEIGGVVDTMRWNAVVLTRRGQAADANKELESALALSQSLNYVRLTTAILLAQADAFRVQGQLSTARTKCEQALASAQQAENKSLIAHALLSLGVILKLQGDYTAARAKMWESAEMTGELGEKSDRTNALNSVAVIDLSQGKLQQARSELEEILPIDRKIGDKTSIALRLNNLSRVLRMQGDLAGAEKLNTEECQIQEALNAKPALAGCRIRLAVLWMAQGRNSNARAAIDKVTGDLKLETLTPGDLTSIASLQLAAGEPEKAAATLVETQRVLSGRSYIAEEAVPVAIAVARLDAAQGHTATATKHLEQAKAEAQRFDLLPLVLEARLAMAEIAARSGNRSEAAAIAHEAAQAGFGLIASKANALARSKKS; encoded by the coding sequence ATGGCACACCAGCCCAAGCCCGCGCGTGCCACCGCCGATTTCTTTGAATTCGGCCCATTCCGGCTCGACGTTGCCAATCGTTCGCTGTATCGCTCAGACGAATACGTTCCTCTCACGCCCAAAGTTTTTGAAACCTTGCTCCTGCTCGTGGAAGAGGCCGGTCGCGTGGTGGACAAAGAACAACTGATGCAACGGGTCTGGCCTGAAGCCTTCGTAGAAGAGGGCAGCATCACCAACAATATCTCTACGCTGCGTAAGATCCTGAATCCTTATTTCGAAGGAGAGGGCCCTATTGCCACAGTAGCCCGGCGCGGCTATCGCTTTACGGCAAGCGTGAATCTGCGAAACGAAACGGCCGACATTGTGCTGCACAGCGCCGCTCCTGCTGTTGCTGCCGAACCGGTACAGCAACCCGAGACAACGCTTTTGCCCCCGCCAGCGAAAACGGCGAAGCCTCGCATGATCGCTTTCGTGGCGGTGGGAATGATCTTTCTTACTCTCACTGGTGTTTTCTTCGTACGCACGTGGAAGCAGCCTGCGCGGACTCCTGCCGTTGCCGCGCGTCCCTCGGTTGCGGTGCTTGCGATGAAAAATCTTTCCGGAAGATCGCAAGACGCGTGGCTTTCCACCGCTTTGACAGAAACCATCACTGCCGAGCTGATGGCCGGCGGACAGTTGCGCCTGATTCCTGGCGACAGTGTGACGCAAATGCAGCAGGAGTTGGCGCCGCCCCCGGGCGTGGGGTTGGACCGGCAGCAGCTCGACAGCATCGGCCGCAACCTAGGCTGCGACATGGTTTTGACCGGCGACTATCTGGTCGTCGGCGACAAGATTCGCGTGGATATCCGGCTCGATGACCTCGCCTCGCAGCAACCCGTGGCCTCTGTCAGCGAGACGCAGGACGAAAAAGACCTGCTGGAGATGGTCTCGCGCGCCGGGGATGAGCTACGTTCCAAGCTCGGGGTTGCTGTTCCGCTCGCCGGTCAGGCTGAGGCGTTCCGCGCATCGTTTTCGCCGAACCCAGAAGCGCGCCAGTTTTACTTTCAGGGCCTTGATGCGCTCCGTCTACGCGATGGGCCACGCGCACGCGATCTGTTCATCCAGGCGGCCTCCGCCGACCCCAATTTCGCATTGGCGCACTCGGCTCTCTCGACGACATGGCGTCTGCTCGGCTACGATCAGCGTGGCTCCGAAGAAGCCAAACGTGCACTTGATCTTTCTGAACCGCTCTCGCGTGAAGACCGGCTTGCCATCGAAGCTCAGTACTACGAGGCATCGTCAAACTGGAGCAAGGCGATTGAGAAGTATCAGGCGCTGTGGAACTTCTTTCCCGACAACATCGAGTACGGGCTGAGGCTGGGAAACGTGCAGCAACTCGGCGGCAGGTACAAGGATGCCCAAGCAGTCATCGCGCAAATGCGGGCGTTGCCTGCTCCGCTTAACGCCGATCCGCGCATTGACCTGCTGGAATCCACCGTTGACGATCTTCTCGCCGACCGCACCGGTGCGATGAAAGTGGTTTCGCAAGCCGTGGAAAAAGCCAAGGCCTCGAATGCACGGCTACTGTTGGCACGAGCGCGCGTCAAACAGGCAATCTATGACAGCCGTCTGGGCAAACCGGATGAAGCCTTGCAGTACCTGGCCGAGGCCAAACAGATATTTCAGTCTATGGGCGAAATTGGCGGCGTGGTCGATACCATGCGCTGGAATGCTGTTGTGCTGACCCGGCGCGGCCAGGCGGCTGACGCCAACAAAGAGCTGGAATCTGCGCTGGCTCTCTCCCAAAGTCTCAACTATGTGCGGCTCACGACTGCGATTCTGTTGGCGCAAGCCGATGCCTTCCGCGTTCAGGGACAGCTCTCGACCGCCAGAACAAAGTGCGAACAAGCCCTGGCCTCGGCCCAGCAAGCCGAGAACAAATCCCTCATAGCCCATGCTCTCTTGAGCCTGGGAGTCATTCTGAAATTACAAGGCGACTATACGGCCGCTCGCGCCAAGATGTGGGAATCTGCGGAGATGACCGGCGAACTGGGAGAAAAAAGCGACCGCACCAATGCCTTAAACAGCGTCGCCGTCATTGACCTTTCTCAGGGAAAACTGCAGCAGGCGCGCAGCGAGCTCGAAGAGATCCTTCCCATTGACCGGAAAATCGGCGACAAAACCTCCATCGCACTTCGACTCAATAATCTCTCCCGGGTGCTTCGAATGCAAGGCGACCTTGCCGGAGCCGAGAAGCTGAATACCGAAGAGTGCCAGATACAAGAAGCATTGAACGCAAAGCCGGCTTTGGCGGGATGCCGCATTCGACTGGCCGTGCTGTGGATGGCTCAGGGACGCAACTCCAATGCTCGCGCCGCAATTGATAAAGTCACTGGTGACCTCAAGCTGGAGACGCTCACTCCAGGTGATCTGACGAGCATAGCCAGTCTCCAACTGGCAGCCGGCGAGCCGGAAAAGGCTGCTGCAACTTTGGTCGAGACGCAGCGTGTGCTCAGTGGCCGCTCGTATATTGCAGAGGAGGCTGTTCCCGTTGCAATAGCGGTTGCTCGCTTGGATGCAGCACAGGGTCACACTGCAACGGCGACGAAACACCTGGAACAAGCAAAGGCCGAAGCACAAAGATTCGATCTGCTGCCTCTGGTACTGGAAGCCAGGCTGGCAATGGCTGAGATCGCCGCCCGATCCGGCAACCGCTCCGAAGCAGCGGCGATAGCTCATGAGGCTGCCCAGGCCGGCTTTGGGTTGATCGCCAGCAAGGCCAATGCACTCGCTCGCTCCAAAAAATCTTGA